GGGCGGGTTGAAGTTGCAGTCGAAGCCGTTCTCAAGGTTGGTAACTCCCAGACAGTTCGGGCCGACTACCCTTATACCCCACTTCCTGGCCCTTCTAACGAGCTCCTCCTCAAGATCGGCCCTTCCAGCCTCTTTGAAGCCAGCTGAGATGACAACTGCTGCCTTAACGCCCTTCTCTCCGCACTCGTCAATGACATCGGGCACGAACTTTGCGGGGACTGCTATGACGGCGACATCAACCTCATCGGGAATCTCCTTAACGCTCCTGTAGACCTTAAACTTCTTGCCGTTTACTTCAATCTCCCCGCCCTTAACGTTGACGGGGTAAACCTTTCCATCGAAGCGGAGGGTTATCGAGCGCATTATGGCGTTTCCAACCTTTCCGGGCACGTTTGAGGCACCTATGACTGCGACGCTCTTGGGATAAAACAGGAAGTCCAGGTTCGGGGTCTCCACTGAAATCACCTCCGAAGCTTTTTCGGGCATGAGTTTTTAAGGGTTCCTGGATATGGATTTTATATCCATTGGTGGTCAGGCTTTACATATATAAACCTGACGGTGATGAAGTTTCGGAAGAGAACAAAAGAGTTAAATGCCCGAACGTTAAAAGAGACGTTAGAACGTTTAAATTGGGTGGTCGAAATGGCAAAGGTAAAGGTGATCACTGACCCAGAGGTCATAAAGCTGATGCTCGAAGACACAAGGAGGAAGATACTCCAACTCTTGAGAAACAGGGAGATGACGATCTCTCAGCTGAGCGAAATCCTCGGAAAGACGCCTCAGACAATCTATCACCACATTGAGAAGCTCAAGGAGGCTGGACTGGTAGAGGTCAAGCGGACGGAGATGAAGGGAAACCTCGTGGAGAAGTACTACGGAAGAACAGCTGACGCATTCTATATAAACCTCTACCTCGGCGACGAGGAGCTCCGCTATTTTGCCCGCTCAAGGCTCAAGACGAAGCTCGAGATATTCAAAGCCCTTGGCTACGAGTTCAACGATGAGGAGCTTCTCAACGTCATGGACGAACTCCTCAAGAAGGAGCATGACTACAAGACGGAGATTTCAAAGGAGATTGAAGTAAACGAGGAAAAACTAAAGGACTTCTCAAACGAGGACATAATCCACGCAATAGAGTGGCTTGCCATGGCCAAGATGGGTAGAGACGAAGAGGTTTTGAACCTCCTCAGAAAGCTGGGCGAGATACTCAAAAAGGAGGAATAATGGATGGCGAGGGGGATAAGGCTTCTCGTACTGGACGTGCTCAAGCCGCACCAGCCGATGGTCACTGACCTCGCGCTTGGTCTGAGCGAGCTTGAGGGGGTTGACGGCGTCAACATAACCCTTGTCGAGATAGACAAGGAGACTGAGAACGTAAAGATAACCATAATGGGCGACAACCTTGACTACGAGGAGATCGTCAGAACAATCGAGGAGTTCGGCGGCGTCGTCCACAGCATAGATATGGTGGCGGCCGGAAAGAGGATAATCGAAGAAGAGGAAACTCCGCAGGACAAACTGGAGGAGTACTGAGGGCCTGCTATGAGGGAAGTTTTGATAATCACAAACCCCAAAACCGTAAAGGTGCTCTCCGACCCAACTAGATTCCAGATACTCAAACTGCTCAGAGAGAGGCCAATGAGCGTCAATGAGCTGAGCGACCTCCTGGGAAAGGACAGAACAACTGTTTACAGACACATAAAGGCGCTAGAAGCTGAAGGTCTCGTGGAGGAGATAGACACGGAGGGAAACGAGAGAATATACGCAAGAACGGCTAGGATGTTCCTGATAAAGGCAGAACCCGATGAGAGCATCGAGGAGTTCAGACAGTCCTACCTGCAGGTCGAGGCTGAAAGAATAGTTATGATACTCGAAAAGAGTGGCTTCCAGATAAAGGACAGGGAAGCCCTCAAGGCCCTTATAAAGGAAGTCCTCAATACAATCGAACTCCGCTCTCAGCCAGTCATAAAGAGAATTTCAGATGCCAACATTGAACTGACGGAGATAGAGCTGTTCCACCTCCTCAACATGCTCGTCTTCTTCCAGAGCTGCGAGCTCTGCGATCACGCGAAAAGAGTTAAAGACCTCATCTCGTTCTGATGCATCCATTCTTGTTAATTTCTATTTTGGACTTTCAAGTTGTTGGCAACTCCAACGTAACATAAAGACACAAAACCAATATTGAGCATTGTGCATAGTAATGTTCTCCAATGTTCTTAAATGGCAAAACTTAAATATTTCACCAGCAGTGATACATAGAGACACCGCTGAACACAGAGGTGGTTCCATGAAGAAGTTTGTCGCCCTGCTCATAACCATGTTTTTCGTAGTGAGCATGGCTGCCGTTGCACAGCCAGCTAGCGCCGCAAAGTATTCCGAACTCGAAGAAGGCGGCGTTATAATGCAGGCCTTCTACTGGGACGTTCCAGCGGGAGGAATCTGGTGGGATACAATCAGAAGCAAGATACCGGAGTGGTACGAGGCTGGAATCTCCGCCATCTGGATTCCGCCAGCCAGCAAGGGCATGGGAGGAGCTTATTCAATGGGCTACGACCCATACGACTTCTTCGACCTCGGCGAGTACAACCAGAAGGGAACAGTTGAAACTCGCTTTGGCTCAAAGCAGGAGCTTATCAACATGATAAACACCGCCCATGCCTACGGCATAAAGGTCATAGCTGATATCGTCATAAACCACCGCGCGGGCGGAGACCTCGAGTGGAACCCGTTCGTTGGGGACTACACCTGGACGGACTTCTCGAAGGTGGCCTCGGGCAAATATACCGCCAACTACCTCGACTTCCACCCCAACGAGGTCAAGTGCTGTGACGAGGGCACATTTGGAGGTTTCCCAGACATAGCCCACGAGAAGGAGTGGGACCAGCACTGGCTCTGGGCGAGCGACGAGAGCTACGCCGCCTACCTCAGGAGCATCGGCGTTGATGCCTGGCGTTTCGACTACGTAAAGGGCTACGGAGCGTGGGTCGTCAAGGACTGGCTCAACTGGTGGGGCGGCTGGGCCGTCGGTGAGTACTGGGACACGAACGTTGATGCACTCCTCAATTGGGCATACTCGAGCGGCGCCAAGGTCTTCGACTTCCCGCTCTACTACAAAATGGACGAGGCCTTTGACAACACCAACATCCCGGCCTTGGTTGATGCCCTCCAGAACGGGGGAACCGTCGTCTCTCGCGACCCGTTCAAGGCCGTAACCTTTGTAGCAAACCACGACACCGATATAATCTGGAACAAGTACCCTGCTTATGCTTTCATCCTCACCTACGAGGGCCAGCCCGTCATATTCTACCGCGACTACGAGGAGTGGCTCAACAAGGACAAGCTTAACAACCTAATCTGGATACACGACCACCTCGCGGGTGGAAGCACGAGCATAGTCTACTACGACAGCGACGAGCTGATCTTCGTGAGGAACGGCGACTCCAAGAGGCCGGGACTGATAACGTACATCAACCTCGGCTCTAGCAAGGTCGGAAGGTGGGTGTACGTGCCGAAGTTCGCGGGCGCGTGCATCCACGAGTACACCGGCAACCTCGGAGGCTGGGTAGACAAGTACGTCGAGTCGAGCGGCTGGGTCTATCTCGAAGCTCCAGCTTACGACCCCGCCAGCGGGCAGTACGGCTACACCGTCTGGAGCTACTGCGGGGTTGGATGATAGCCCCCCTTTTCATTCCTTTTGGATTTCATAGACCTCATCCGTTAGATAATTTCCTGTAACTCTCTCGACCGGAATCTCAACCGTCCCATTTCCTGTTTCAATTCTTACCAGCACATCGTAGAGCCTCCCCCTCACTTCGACGGTCTCGTTCACGCAGGTGGTCTCATTCGCTGTCCTGAACTTGAAGATTAGTATTGCATTCCTCTCTAGGCTGTAACCTATGTAAATGGCATTGAGACAGCCGGTCAAGGTTATGCGTCTCGTTAAGGCATCATCAAGAGTTTTGTAGCAGTTCTCTCTCCTGAAAACAAAAGTGTCATTCTGGCTCTCCGCCCTGCAGAAGAGCGTTGAGCCGTCCTGTATCTCGGCGATGACGTAGTCGGGGGCAACGTCAAAGACTTCCTCAAGTTCCCAAACGTTCTTTCCCGCTGGTGACTCTTTAAAGCGAAAAACGGCAACGTGGGTGACGGCGTTTGGATAGCCCTTGAGCAACCCGGCTCCGTTAAACTCTACCGGTCTTTGAAACTCCGCGTGGAACCTGGCTGGATACTTCTCGGATGAGTCCAGGAGAAATGTAAAAACCACAACCGAGGTGAGAACTAAAAAGAGAAAGAGGCCAACGACTCGCTTCATGAGACCACCTCAAAACTCCAGCACCCACTTTACTGCCTGCGGCACCTTTTCGGCAACGTCCAAAGCCGTGAAGTTCTCTCCCATCTCTTCCTTCACCATATCGCCAGCGAGGCCGTTTAGGAAGGCCCCAGCAGAGGCGGCTCTCAGCGGAGAGTTTCCAAGCGCAAGGAGTGCTCCTACTAGACCAGCCAAAACGTCTCCAGTCCCGCCGGTCGTCATGCCCCTGTTGCCGGTCTTGTTGTACTTCCAGCCTTTTCCGTCGCTTATGATGTCATAGGCTCCCTTGAGCAGGACCGTTCCCCCAACGCCCTTTGCTTTCTCCACCACGAGCTTCGCCTTCTCTTCAAGGCTTCCTTCAGGCTTCTCACCAAACAGTATCCTGAACTCACCGGCGTGGGGTGTCAGAACGAAGTTCTTGCCCTTGAGAACGTCCAAATCCTCGGCGACGGCCTTCAGGGCGTCGGCGTCTATAACTACAGGCTTCTCGCACCAGCGGAGAAACTCAACGACGAACTCCTTTGTCTCGGCCCTCTGTCCAATTCCCGGCCCGATAACGACTGCATCAACCCCATCAGCTATTGCCAGAACGTCCTCAACGTCTTCCTTCCTGAAGTTTCTCCTCTCAAAGGGACGCAGGATTACGTTGGGGTCGTTTATTCTCCTCGCCGAATACTCGGGCATCGCAAGGTAGACCAGATCAACGAGGTATGAAGCCGCTTTCGCCGCGAGATAAGGCGCTCCGAAGTAGTCCTCGCTTCCTCCTATGACAAGTAGCTTCCCGTTCTGCCCCTTGTGCTCGCCCTTCTTCCTCAGCGCGAACTTGGCATCGCCCGGGCCCACTAGGTGGTAAAGCTCCTTCGGGTAGCCTATTTTCACTATAACGCGCTCAAAACCCCCGTATTCTTCCTTGTCCCACTGGAAAGTGACGGCAAAATCACACTTAACGCGGATATCGCTCGGATAACCGCTCGGAAGGTCAACGCTCACTATCTTGGCTTTTCCGGAGTACTCGTTTATCTTCTCGATGGCGCTCCGTATCGGCTCCCTTGGTTCTCCTTTCGTTCCTGCTCCCAAAAGTGCATCCACTATGACATCGAACTCAGAGAGATCGAGAGACTTGATGTAAGACGAGTCCTTTAGAATTCTAATCTTAACGAAGTCGAGCTTTTTGAGAATCTCCCAGTTGTGCTTTGCCTCCTCGCTTCTAATCTTCGCCTCGTCGCCAACGAGGAAGAGGGTAACATCGTTCTCGAAGCTGAGGTGTCTCGTCGCGACGAAGCCGTCGCCCCCGTTGTTTCCAGTTCCAGAAAAGACCGCTACCTTAAGCCCCTTCCCGAAGCGCTCCTCAATTGTTCTCGCGACACCAGCGCCGGCGTTCTCCATGAGCTGAACCGGTGAAATCCCAAGCCACTTAGCGTTTATGTCCCAGATATAAACGTCTTCGATTCTCATGCGCACCACCAGTACAATTTCGGAGGGAAATAATAAAAGGGCATCGCAAGAGTTTTATACTCACAGGCGTAATAACCTCGGGAGCACCCATGATCGTTGAGGCCATCTTCGGCTTCCTGTTCATGCTCGGCTGGGCGCTTTCCTATGCCTACGTTGCAAGGGTCAAAAGCACGCCCAGGGCCATCCTTGGAGTTTCCCTGCTCTATGGGGTGATGTTGCTCTTCTCCAAGCTCCGCTTTGAGAGCTACAAACACGGAGGCAGCCTACTCGGGTGGCTGATGGGCATCGCTTCGGGCTTCTTTGTCGGCCTGTGGCTCGTTCAAAAACACGGGCCAGACAAGATGACAGAGGAGAGCGCGGTGGCGATGCTCCTCGTCGGCCCCGTGATTCTTGTGGGCCTTTTAATCGCCGTGATGTTGCTGTTTTAGCATCGCCGCGCTTTTCTTCCCTGATGCTAAGGGCACGAGCGCCAGGAGAAGCAGGGCGCCGATGCCACATACCTTTTCTTGATCCGGCTGGCCGAGGGTTTCTCTACACTCCGGAAGTTCTTGAATACCCGTACTCAAATCGAGGCGCCTCAGATTCTTCCCATCGTAAAAGAACACGAGCGGAAGCTCCGAAAGGAAACCGCTTTTCTCAACTCTAATCTCGTCAGGATAATAAATTAGAATCCCTTTATCAAAGGGCAGTGCATATAGAGCAGATAAAGCCCTGGAGAGCTCTTTGTCTTCAAAAAAGTCTGAGAAATACCTTTCAAACTCGGAAACGGGGATTCTGCAGTTCAAGTTCTCAAAAGTTACGAAGCCGTCATTAATTTTTCCCCTGATGCCCTCCAGACTTCCAGTATTCCCAGCGAAGAAGTAGTCCAGTACTGGACTTTCCGTACAGTCCGACTCCACCGTGCCGTTCTGAAGCTCCACTCTCGTGCAGTTCCAGACCATCTCGGCGCATCCATCAAATCGGTAAACCCTCGTCTCAATCCTCCTGGCGGCAATCGTGAAGTTACGGGCTTCACCGTTGACGATCAGCGTAACGTTCCCGTGGGGAACAGTTTTCTCCCTTCGCTGCAGGATATAGAAAGTCCCGTTGATTTTCGTCACTATCGATGGCTCACCGAGTAAAGGGTTGCTTTTCCCCAAAAAGAGCAGGTCGCTTCCGTTGAAGAGGTAGTAGAGGTCGTACTCCCCATCGGGCATGTTGCGGCGAAGGGATTTCTCCCCGGCGATTTCCCCGCATATCCACTCGGAATGATGGATAACGATAAACGCATAGCCACCTCCAGGCAGCACGGATGTTATTGAGTAGGCCTCGTAGGGGATGCATCTCCCGCCTGAGACTAATGAGGAGAACAGCAACAGAGGCAAAATCAAAAACATGATTTGCTTAAGAATCCTGCACATAGTTCTCCCCCCGTACAATCAACCAAAACCTCTTAAAAATCATTCGGTTTTGCCTTCATAGTATCGTTACCCAAACCAGACGAAAAGACACATATCAAGAACACCGGCAAATACCACAGGAGCGCCCATCCAAAAAATGGTGCATACCCATAAATCCGGCCACTTACCGGGAGCTCCACCACCGCAGATGGGAACTCAAAGACGATCGCAAGTGCCAGATAAACCTTTGTTAGAGCCCCTATCCATGGCTTCTCCGAGAAAATAAGGACAGTAAGCTCAACCATATCCATTACGACGATGTAAACCACTAGCGCCCATGAAGGGATTCTCGTGAAAATCCAGAAGTTGTACATAACCGTGAGAAAAAGAGGATAGCCGAAGGCAAATACCCTCAGGAAGAGCCTGAGAAGGAAGAGAAGCCTGACGTATTCTTTCACAGCGTTCACCTCAAACACCACAGGACTACCAGAGGCATTTCACCCACGTACGTTTCCGGACCCGCCCTCAAACAGCTCTCAGAGCCCTCTCGTAATCCTTTTCCGAGTACAGCACAAGATAGACTCTCTCAACGCTCCCTGCTTCTCTCTCGAACTCATCAATGACCTCCTTGAATGTCTTCACGACTTCCTCAAGCGGACAGCCGTAGATGCCAGCGCTTACCGCCGGGAAGGCTATCGTTTTGACTCCAAGCTCCTCGGCCTTCCTCAGCGCCCCGAGGATGGCCTTCCTCAGCTTCTCCTTCTTGTCCTCGTCCCAGATTCCGCCGCAGTAAGGGCCAACTGTGTGGATGACGTAGCGGATGCCGTGTTTCTCCAGCCTCATCGCCGGCGTTACAACAACTTCCCCATGCTCGATGTGGTCCTTTCCAAGCTGCTCGCGCATGGCTTCCTTGCTTATCCTGATGTATTCCCTCGGATCGCCAGCCGCTGCTTTCGCAATGGCGTAGGCAACACCGCCGCCGTGCTCGAGGTACCTATTGGCCGCGTTGACTATCGCCTCGGCCGGAAAGCGGGTTATGTCTCCTTTAACGATCTCAAACTCTACCACGACCACCACCAGAGAAAATAGGAAAGAAGAGGATTTAACGCTAACTCAGGCGAGCTTTTCTGAGACTTTCTCGGCCTCGCTGATAACCTTCTCCTCGTCGAGGGTCAGAACTTCCCCGTCAAGCATCAGGATTTTTCCGTCAACTATCGTTGTCTCCACGTCGTTTCCGTTGGCCGAATAAACGAGATGGCTTATCACGTCGTTGATGGGCCTGAGGTGCGGCCTGTTGAAGTTGATTATGGCGATATCAGCCAGATAGCCCTCTTTGATTATTCCAGCGTTGAGTCTCAGTGCCTTTGCCCCGTTTTGCGTGGCCATCCTGAAGACCGTCCTGGCGTCCGCTATGGTGGGATCGAGGTTGTGAACCTTGTGGAGCAGGGCCGCGAGCTTCATCTCCTCAAGCATGTCGAGGTTGTTGTTGCTCGCACTTCCATCTGTGCCAAGGCCGATGTTGACGCCAGCGTTTAGGAGCTTTTCGAGGGGCATGACACCGCTCGCGAGCTTCATGTTGCTTCCGGGGTTGTGGGCAACTGTAACGCCGTGCCTCGCCAATATTTGAATGTCCCTGCTGTCCAGCCAGACGCCGTGGGCTATTATGACGTCGTTTCCAAGGAAGCCGATGTCGTCGAGGAGGACGACGGGGCTTTTTCCGTAGCGCTCGGTTATCTGGCCTATTTCCGCCATCGTCTCGCTCACGTGGATGGTTATGAGCTTGTTGTGCTCGCTGGCGAGTTTTCTGACCTCCTTCAGGAGGGCTATCGAACAGGTGTAAGGCGCGTGAGGCCCGAAGACGAAGTGGACTCTCTCGGAGTTTAGTTTCTCTATCGCCTCCATCTCGCGGAGGGCCTCCTTCAGCTCCTTCTCAGTCCTGTCTGGATCGCCGAGGTCTATCATGCCGTAGGAAAGGTATCCCCTTAAGCCAGCATCGAGGACGGCCTCTGCCACCTTGTCCATGTGGAAGTACATGTCCAGGAAGGTCGTAGTTCCGCTCCGGATCATCTCCAGAGCGCCCAGATAGGCACCGACTTTGACGTATTCGGGAGTGAGCTTAGCTTCTCTCGGCCAGATGTGGTTCTGGAGCCACTCCATCAGCGGTAGGTCGTCGGCGAGCCCCCTGAGGAGGCCCATCGGCGAGTGGGTGTGCAGGTTTATGAAGCCAGGAGAAACTACCCTCCCTGTGGCATCTATGACGGTATCTGCGGCCTCGTTTATGTTTCTCTCGACGCTTACAATCCTGTTGCTCTCGATGAGGACGTCCGCCCTCACAACGTCGAGGTTCTCGCCGTATATGACGTGGCCGTTCTTGATGAGAATGCTCATGGGGACCACCTTTTAACCCTTTGAAAAGTTCTGTTTCTGATGGAAGTTAAAAAGATGTTGGATTCAAAGAAACAGGAAAACGAAAACAATGATTTCCCGCATCCATCATAAAGGTCATTCAACCTTCGTTGTACAATACTTTGAACCTCCAAAAGATTTATATGAAACAAACCAAATTCACAATTAACTCCCGGTGAGAGTTATGGTGGACGATCTGCCATCTAAAGATCTACACTACCTTATAACTAGGGTCATAAATCCGATTCTAAACTCAATAATCGCCACATTGCACAGTGGCCCCATTGTACACTACAAGGATGGAACACTAGACGTCACGGAGTACCCAATCCCCAAGTTAATGGCCAAGTTTTTGGCGGACTGGAGAGATGAGCTGTGGTACAGGTACTCTAGAAAAAATCTTGGCGACGTTTCAGAGGACATCCTCCACGAGTACATAGAGACGATAAACTACGTATACCGCCGCCTCCACAGTGTAGACGAGAAAACCGCTAAACAAGTCGGAAGGGATCTGATACTCCTGGGACAGAAGATCGAGGAGTACCTCACCGGAAAAGTTGAGGTGTTCTCAGATTTCGTGTTTGAGGTCGAAAAAATCAGAAAAGGGCAGCCCACAAAAGCCGTGAGAGAACCCGCCGATAGAAATCATCAAGGAAGGGTGGAAACAGCAGATGTTCGTGAGAAGAAGGAGATTAATCGCTCTTCTGGGAAAAAAGCCAAAGATTTCGGCGTCTGTCCAAGATGTGCAGCTTACGACGGCGATAGGAGCGAAAAGAAGCTTTATCAGTGCCCTCACTGTGGCGAGTGGTTCTGTGAAAAGCACGTTAAACCGGCCCTCGTGTTGACGTTCGACAGATATCAAGAACTCTGGAGAAAGCATCCTGAGTTGAGAGCGTTTCTAGAAGAGGAATGGCACCGTGAAGATGGCCACCCGTGCTACCC
This sequence is a window from Thermococcus kodakarensis KOD1. Protein-coding genes within it:
- a CDS encoding winged helix-turn-helix domain-containing protein, translated to MAKVKVITDPEVIKLMLEDTRRKILQLLRNREMTISQLSEILGKTPQTIYHHIEKLKEAGLVEVKRTEMKGNLVEKYYGRTADAFYINLYLGDEELRYFARSRLKTKLEIFKALGYEFNDEELLNVMDELLKKEHDYKTEISKEIEVNEEKLKDFSNEDIIHAIEWLAMAKMGRDEEVLNLLRKLGEILKKEE
- a CDS encoding DUF211 domain-containing protein, with the protein product MARGIRLLVLDVLKPHQPMVTDLALGLSELEGVDGVNITLVEIDKETENVKITIMGDNLDYEEIVRTIEEFGGVVHSIDMVAAGKRIIEEEETPQDKLEEY
- a CDS encoding ArsR/SmtB family transcription factor, translating into MREVLIITNPKTVKVLSDPTRFQILKLLRERPMSVNELSDLLGKDRTTVYRHIKALEAEGLVEEIDTEGNERIYARTARMFLIKAEPDESIEEFRQSYLQVEAERIVMILEKSGFQIKDREALKALIKEVLNTIELRSQPVIKRISDANIELTEIELFHLLNMLVFFQSCELCDHAKRVKDLISF
- a CDS encoding alpha-amylase, whose amino-acid sequence is MKKFVALLITMFFVVSMAAVAQPASAAKYSELEEGGVIMQAFYWDVPAGGIWWDTIRSKIPEWYEAGISAIWIPPASKGMGGAYSMGYDPYDFFDLGEYNQKGTVETRFGSKQELINMINTAHAYGIKVIADIVINHRAGGDLEWNPFVGDYTWTDFSKVASGKYTANYLDFHPNEVKCCDEGTFGGFPDIAHEKEWDQHWLWASDESYAAYLRSIGVDAWRFDYVKGYGAWVVKDWLNWWGGWAVGEYWDTNVDALLNWAYSSGAKVFDFPLYYKMDEAFDNTNIPALVDALQNGGTVVSRDPFKAVTFVANHDTDIIWNKYPAYAFILTYEGQPVIFYRDYEEWLNKDKLNNLIWIHDHLAGGSTSIVYYDSDELIFVRNGDSKRPGLITYINLGSSKVGRWVYVPKFAGACIHEYTGNLGGWVDKYVESSGWVYLEAPAYDPASGQYGYTVWSYCGVG
- a CDS encoding bifunctional ADP-dependent NAD(P)H-hydrate dehydratase/NAD(P)H-hydrate epimerase, with translation MRIEDVYIWDINAKWLGISPVQLMENAGAGVARTIEERFGKGLKVAVFSGTGNNGGDGFVATRHLSFENDVTLFLVGDEAKIRSEEAKHNWEILKKLDFVKIRILKDSSYIKSLDLSEFDVIVDALLGAGTKGEPREPIRSAIEKINEYSGKAKIVSVDLPSGYPSDIRVKCDFAVTFQWDKEEYGGFERVIVKIGYPKELYHLVGPGDAKFALRKKGEHKGQNGKLLVIGGSEDYFGAPYLAAKAASYLVDLVYLAMPEYSARRINDPNVILRPFERRNFRKEDVEDVLAIADGVDAVVIGPGIGQRAETKEFVVEFLRWCEKPVVIDADALKAVAEDLDVLKGKNFVLTPHAGEFRILFGEKPEGSLEEKAKLVVEKAKGVGGTVLLKGAYDIISDGKGWKYNKTGNRGMTTGGTGDVLAGLVGALLALGNSPLRAASAGAFLNGLAGDMVKEEMGENFTALDVAEKVPQAVKWVLEF
- a CDS encoding [protein ADP-ribosylglutamate] hydrolase, with translation MVEFEIVKGDITRFPAEAIVNAANRYLEHGGGVAYAIAKAAAGDPREYIRISKEAMREQLGKDHIEHGEVVVTPAMRLEKHGIRYVIHTVGPYCGGIWDEDKKEKLRKAILGALRKAEELGVKTIAFPAVSAGIYGCPLEEVVKTFKEVIDEFEREAGSVERVYLVLYSEKDYERALRAV
- a CDS encoding amidohydrolase family protein, encoding MSILIKNGHVIYGENLDVVRADVLIESNRIVSVERNINEAADTVIDATGRVVSPGFINLHTHSPMGLLRGLADDLPLMEWLQNHIWPREAKLTPEYVKVGAYLGALEMIRSGTTTFLDMYFHMDKVAEAVLDAGLRGYLSYGMIDLGDPDRTEKELKEALREMEAIEKLNSERVHFVFGPHAPYTCSIALLKEVRKLASEHNKLITIHVSETMAEIGQITERYGKSPVVLLDDIGFLGNDVIIAHGVWLDSRDIQILARHGVTVAHNPGSNMKLASGVMPLEKLLNAGVNIGLGTDGSASNNNLDMLEEMKLAALLHKVHNLDPTIADARTVFRMATQNGAKALRLNAGIIKEGYLADIAIINFNRPHLRPINDVISHLVYSANGNDVETTIVDGKILMLDGEVLTLDEEKVISEAEKVSEKLA